Below is a genomic region from Burkholderiales bacterium.
TGCTCTACATGCTGCTGTCGCGGCAGGGGCCTTTCGGCTCGATGCAACTGCTGTTTACGCAGACCGCGATGGTGATCGGCCAGATGGTGATCGCCGCGCCGATCCTGGTGGCGTTCACGCTCTCGGCGGTGCAGGGCGCCGATCCGCGCGCCCGGGAAACCGCGATCGTGCTGGGCGCCGGAGCGCTGCGGGTTGCATGGACGGTGCTGCGCGAGATGCGTTTCGCCGTGATGGCCGCGGTGTTCAACGGATTCGGGCGAGTGATCTCCGAAGTCGGCTGCTCGCTCATGGTCGGGGGCAACATCGCGGGGCTCACCCGCAACATTCCCACCGCGATCGCGCTCGAGACGACCAAGGGCGAGTTCGCCCAGGGTGTGGCGCTCGGGCTGGTACTGATGGCGCTGGCGCTCGGCGTCAACTTCGCCATGGCCTGGGCACAGGGGGCCGGAGCCCTGCGCCGGTGAACGCGCTCCTCGAAGTCGAGGGCTTGAAGGTGCGGGCGGGCGAGGCGTTGCTCGTCGCCATCGCACGGCTGAAGCTGGAGCGCGGGCGCGGCTATCTGGTGAGCGGGGAGAATGGAGCGGGAAAGACGACGCTGCTGCGCGCCCTGGCCGGGCTCGAACGCGCGCAAGCCGACCGTTTCGTCTTCGATGCGCAGGCGTTTGCGCTCGCGCCTTATCCGAAGGCGCTGCGCCGGCGGATCGCTTTCGTCCACCAGCACCCCTATGTCTTCGACGGCAGCGTAGCGGACAACCTCGCCTACGGACTGCGCGCCGCGGGAATGAGGACGTCCAAGATCGCGGACAGGGTGGCCGATGGCGCGGCGTGGGCCGGGATCGGGCACCTCGCGCAGCGCGACGCGAAGCTGCTCTCGGCGGGCGAGAAACAGCGGCTCGCGCTCGCCCGCGCCCATCTGCTCGCCCCGGAACTCTACCTGCTCGACGAGCCGACCGCGAACCTCGACGAAGAGGGCCGGCGCATCGTGATTTCCCTGATCGAGGCGATCGCGCGCGAGGGCAGAACGCTGCTCATCGCCTGCCACGACCGCGAGCTGCTCGCGCTGCCCGCCGTGGAACGTCTGCACCTGGTGAAGGGGCGCTTGGACGGTCAAACATAAGCGATCGCGCGGCCGCAACCCACGATCGCGATCCACAGCAGCAGCGATACGGTGGCATGCAGCCTGGCGGCCGGCGGCGAGGGCATTCCCATGTCCCAGGTCGCGACCGAACGGTAGGCTCCCAAATGAAACGCGGCGGCATTGGCGCCGGCGCACAGCAGCAGCACCATTTTCAGGATGAAGGCGGGGTTGGACACCAGTGCGGCGGCGTCGGCGAGGAACATGAGCAACCCGGTAGGCACGACCAGGATCAGGCTCGCGGCTGACCAAGGCAGCAGATGCGCGCCCAGCTTGCGTACCGGCAGGCGGTCGGAGAGTCCCAGCACGCGCAGGTCGAACATGACCACCGCGCCCACGAGCACGATGAAACCGAGAATGTGCGCGGTTTCCACTACTGGATAGAGCCACAGGGACTCGCGCATCGCCACCGCGATGGCGACCTCCTGCAGTCTTTCCAGCGGCGTTTCGAGGGTCAACGCAACTCGACCGTCTTACCGTCGATGGTGATGCGTTCGGCACGCATCTCATCGCCGCGCTGACGGCTGGGATAGCCTTCGACGGTCGCCGTCAGGCCGGCCTTGAGCGCATCTCCGGGAATTCCGCGCATGGCCATCCGCGAGGGCGGCGCCAGCACCGCCTCCCAGGTTTTCTCGGCCGTCTTGAGCCTGATCGTGGCATGCGGATAGCTGTAGCTCGCCTCGACGATCGTGCCGGTCAGGACCAAGGTGTGACCGGCGTCGTAGCTGCTCCAGCCGTGGTGTGCCAGTGCGCTGATCGGAACGGCAAGAAAGACTGCGAAGGCAAAGAGGGCTGACTTCATGGCTGTCTAGGACTCCGGTGTCAGGGTCGAAAAAAAGGACCGGGCGCCCGCATCCGTTTACTATAATCGCCAGGTCCGCGCGGTGAAACCACATTCCTGCGCTCCACTCATGGTTATGGTCACAGACGCGATGGCGGTCAGAAAGTTCGATGTGTCGGTCGTGATGTCGCTGCTTCGCGACGGCAATCGCTGGGTGGCGCAGCACTGGGAGGCGCGGGGCGTTCTCGTGGGCCGATCGGCGGAGGCGGCGCGCCGCGTCCTGGTCGACACCGGGCGCGAGCGCCAGGTTCTGTTCGGTGGCCATGTCATCGAGTTGCGTCGCGACGAAGCGCAGGGCTACTACCTCAACGTGACTTCGCCCCGTCCGAGCGCATTCGTCCTGTGGCGCATGCGCGACGAGGAAGCGATTCCGGTGCTCGTCACCGCGAGCTACGAGGAGGCGGCGCGCTGGCTGGACGCGGGCGAACAGGTCGATGCGGTTGCGCTGCCGCCGGAGCTGGTCGAGCCCATCGCGCGATTCGCGCAAGAACACTACAAGCCCGAGGTCAGGAGCGGCCGAAAGCGCGAGCGCGCGATGTCCCGGGACAGCCGATGAGCGACACGCCGGAATCGTTCCTGCGGCGCTGGTCGCGACTCAAGCGCGAAGGCGAAGCGGCGCAGCCCGAACCTGTCGGGCGCGACGACGAGGAGCCGCCGCCGTTGCCGCCGATCGAGGAACTGGGTCCCGATTCCGATTACAGCGCCTTTCTGCACCCGAAAGTGGATCCGCAGCTGCGCCGTGCGGCGCTGAAGAGACTGTTTTCGTCCGAACGATTCAAGGCGATGGACGGGCTGGACGTGTATGTCGGCGACTACTCGAAACCCGAGCCGCTGGCGGCCGGCGTAGCGGTGCTGCTGCGTCATGCCTGCGCCGCACTCGCGCTGGACCGGGAAGCGCAGAGTTCGGCGGGCGCTGGGCGGCCCGAGGCGCACGCGCCAGAGCAGCCGCTCCGCGGCGATGAGACCGATCCAGCCTCGCCGACGGACAAAGATCCGCGAGCGCTATGACGCACGGCGCGAGTCTGGGCGAAGCGAGGAACAGCGCGACGCCCGGAGGACCCATCAGCCCGGCACTGGCCGCGCTGGCCGCGGCCGCCGCTCTGCCGCCTCCCGAACCGGTGCCGAGCGTGGTCTACCGTTCCCGGGGGCGGACCTTGGTCGTGGGCCCGGCCAACGAAGTGCTGCCAAGGGCCGGCGAACTGGCCGCCACCCTGCCGGTGACCGCGCTGGTGACCGACGGAACGGCCGGTCGCGCAGCGCCGGCGTTGACCGTGCTCTGCGGCCGGCCGGTGGAAGCGCACGGCTATCTGGGCAATTTCACCGTGCGCTGGGAACCGGACGCCCCGCTGGAAGCCTCCGAGCGCCCGCGCAGCGCGGTCTTCGACCTGATTCTGGATCTGGGCGAGGCGCCGCTGTTCACGATGCCGCAACCGCCGCAGGGATACTTCGCCCCGGGACGCGATGAGCGCGCCGTGCGCGCCGCTCTGGAGGAAATCCGCGAGGCGGTCGGCGAGTTCGACAAGCCGAAGTACTTTCTCTATGACGCGTCGATCTGCGCGCACAGCCGCTGCGGCCTTGAAGGCTGCGATCGCTGCATCGAAGTGTGCTCGACGCGGGCCATTTCCGCTGCGGGCGATCGCGTCGGGGTGGACGCGCACCTGTGCATGGGCTGCGGAGGCTGCGCCACGGTATGTCCCTCAGGAGCGATGTCCTACGCCTTTCCGAAAGTCGACTACCAGGGCGACCGCATCCGGGCAATGCTGGAGGCATTTCACGCGGCCGGCGGGCGCGCGGCCTGTCTGCTGTTGCACGACGGGAGCGCCGCGCGGCTGATCGAGGCGCTGGAGCAGCGCGCGGCCGTGCCCGAGCGGGTCATCGCGCTGCCGGTGCACCACATCGCTTCGGTCGGGCTCGATCTGGCACTGGGTGCCATTGTGCTCGGTGCGAACCAGTGCCTCGTGTTGTCTGCCGCCACCGAGCCGGAAGCCTACCGCACGGCGCTCTCGCAGCAGCTCGAGTACGGACGACTTCTGCTCGAGGCGCTGGGTTACGGCTCGCGCCACTTGGGGCTGGTCGTGGCCACCGACGCCGCAGCGCTGGAAGATGCGCTGCGTGCCCTGGAGCCTGCCGAACACTGCCCGCCGCCGGCGAAGTTCCGGCTCTTCGACCGCAAGCGCACGACGTTGTGGTTCGCGATCGACCATCTGGCCGCGCATGCCCCCGCGCCAGGGGAGGCGGTGCAGATGCCGGCGGGCGCACCCTTCGGCGCCGTACGAGTGAACCGTGAGAGCTGCACGCTGTGCATGGCCTGCGTCGGGACCTGTCCGGAGAACGCGCTGCTCGACGGCAGAGACCGGCCGCAATTGCGGTTTGTCGAAGCCAACTGCGTGCAGTGCGGACTGTGCGAGCGGGCCTGCCCCGAGGACGCGATCTCGCTCGTGCCGCGAGTGGCGCTTGGCGCAGACGCGAAACGCGAAGTCGTGTTGAACGAGGACACGCCGTTCCGCTGTATCCGCTGCGGCAAGGAGTTCGCGGCCACCCGCGTGATCGACCGGATGGTCGGCCGCCTGGTGGAGCATCCGATGTTCTCGTCACCCGAAGCGCTCAGGCGCCTTCGCATGTGCGCAGACTGCCGGGTCGTCGACCTGATGCAGGGTCGCGACGAGGTCAGCATCTTCGACCTGAAACCATGAGCACGCTCGCTTTGCCAGACAATGAGGCATTGGCGGCAGAAGACGCCGCGCGCGCGGACCTCTACGCCCTGCTGGCTGCCCTGTGGGCTTCAGCGCCGGCGCCGTCCTTGCTGCAGGCCGTGGCGGCGGCGGACGACATCGGGGCGGCCGCCGAGGGGGATCCTCCTCTTGCCCGCGAATGGCGCCGCCTGCAGGCGGCATGCGCGGTGACGGACCCCGAAGCGGTGCGAGCGGAGTACAGAGACCTGTTCATCAGCGTGGGCGAGCCCCCGGTGGTGCTCAACGCCTCCTGGTACCTGACCGGCTTCCTCAACGAGGTTCCGCTCGCCGAGCTGCGCGACGACCTCGCGCGTCTAGGCTTTTCTCGCTTACAATCGGCCGTCGAGACCGAAGACCACATCGCGGCGCTGCTGGAGGCGATGCGGCTGCTGATCGTCACGCGGCAAGACGATCCGGCGGGCGGCTTCGAGACTCAGAAGGCGTTCTTTTTCCGCCATCTGAAGCCGTGGTACACGAAGCTCGCGGCGCGAGTGGAGCAGACCGAAGGGGCGAACTTCTACCGGAACGTGGTCGCGCTGACCCGGGTCTTCCTCGACACCGAGTCGGCGCAGTTCGAAAATTACTAGCCGGCGCGCATCGGCACGCGCGCCGCACGAGGAGGAAGTCGATGAGCAAGCCCGCACGCAGGCGTTTTCTTGCCACACTGGGGCTGGGCGGCGCCGGGGTCGCGGTCGCGGCCCTTTCCGGTCAGCGCCATACGACTGCTGCAGCCGAGGGGCCGCCGCTCGCCGCCGACTCGAAGCACTCCAAGGGTTATCGCCTGACTGCACACGTGCGCAATTACTACCGTACCGCGCGCGTGTAAAGGAGGAGAGTCATGTTGCTTCGCAAGATCAGCGCTAGCCGCGGTGAGGCGAGCGCACGACCCATGTCCGCCTGGCCGGTCGCCTCTACCCTGGACCGGCGGAGTTTCCTGAAGCGGGCCGGGCTGACCGTCGGCGCAGGCGCCGCGATCAGCCAGTTGCCGTTCAACGTGATCGGCCGCGGGCAAGCGGCCTCCAGCGCGCAGGAGGGCAACGTCGAGGTCAGGCGCACGGTCTGTACCCACTGTTCGGTGGGCTGCGCGATCGACGCCGTCGTGGAAAACGGCGTGTGGATCCGGCAGGAGCCGGTGTTCGACTCCCCGATCAACATGGGCTCGCATTGCGCGAAGGGTGCTTCGGTGCGCGAGCACGGTCACGGCAACGCGCGGCTGCGCTACCCGATGAAGCTCGTGAACGGCAAGTACGAGCGCATTTCATGGGATCAGGCGATCAACGAGATCGGCGACAAACTGCTCGAGATCCGCCAGGCGAGCGGCCCCGACGCGGTGTTCTGGGTGGGCTCCAGCAAGCACTCCAACGAGCAGGCCTTCCTGCTGCGCAAGTTCGTCTCGTTCTGGGGCACGAACAACTGCGACCACCAGGCGCGCATCTGTCACTCGACCACGGTCGCGGGTGTGGCCAACACCTGGGGCTACGGCGCGATGACCAACTCCTACAACGACATGCAGAACTCGAAGTGCATGTTGTTCATCGGCTCCAATGCCGCCGAGGCGCACCCGGTCTCCTTGCTGCACATCCTGCACGCCAAGGAGAAGGGCTCGAAGATGATCGTGGTCGATCCACGCTTCACCCGCACCGCGGCCAAAGCCGACCATTACGTGCGCATCCGACCTGGCACCGACATTCCGTTCGTGTGGGGCGTGCTCTACCACATCTTCAGGAACGGATGGGAAGACCGCAAGTACATCGCCGATCGCGTGTACGGGATGGAAGAAGTGCGCAAGGAAGTCATGAAGTGGACACCCGAGCGCGTGAAGGACGTCACCGGCGTGGACGAGAAGGACGTCTTTCTGGTCGCCAAGACCATGCACGAGAACCGGCCGGGAACTGTCGTGTGGTGCATGGGTGTGACCCAGCACACGGTGGGCAACGCCAACGTGCGCACGCTGTGCATCCTGGAGCTGGCGCTGGGCAACATCGGCGTGTCCGGGGGCGGTGCCAACATCTTCCGCGGCCACGACAACGTGCAGGGCGCGACCGATGTCGGTCCCAACCCCGAGTCGCTTCCGGGTTACTACGGCCTGGCGGAAGGCGCCTGGAAGCACTGGTGCGCGGTGTGGGGCGTGGACTACGAATGGGTGAAGAGCCGCTATGTTTCCAAGGAGATGATGGAGAAGCCCGGCATGACCGTGTCGCGCTGGATCGACGGCGTGCTGGAGGCGAACGAGCACATCGACCAGGGTCCGAACCTGCGCGCGCTCATCTACTGGGGCCACGCGCCGAACAGCCAGACGCGTGGCGCCGAGATGAAGCAGGCGATGGAGAAGCTGGATCTGATGGTCATCATCGACCCTTATCCCACCGCCGCCGCGGTCATGCCCGAGCGCAAGGAAGGCGTCTATCTGCTGCCGGCGGCCACCCAGTTCGAGACCTCGGGCTCGTGCACCGCGTCGAACCGTTCATTGCAATGGCGCGAGAAGGTAATCGAGCCGCTGTTCGAGTCCAAGCCCGACCACACGATCATGTATGCGTTCGCCAGGAAGTTCGGGTTTGCCGAGCAGCTGGTCAGAAACATCAAGCTGGTGAAGGACAAGGACGGCTGGGACGAGCCGGTACCCGAGGATATCCTGCGCGAGATCAACCGCGGCACCTGGACGATCGGTTACACGGGGCAGTCGCCCGAGCGGCTCAAGCTGCACATGAAGCACATGCATACCTTTGATCCGGTGACACTGCGCGCCAGGGGCGGGCCGTGCGACGGCGACTACTTCGGCCTGCCGTGGCCGTGCTGGGGTACGCCCGCGCTCAAGCATCCCGGCACGCATGTGCTCTACAACACGGCGCTGGAAGTCAAGGATGGGGGATTGTGCTTCCGCGCCAACTTCGGCGTGGAACGCAACGGGGTGAGCCTGCTCGCGGCCGATGGCTCGCATCCGAAGAACTCGGACCTCGACGGCGGCTATCCGGAATTCGACCATGTCCTGCTCAAGAAGCTGGGCTGGTGGAATGAACTGACGCCCGAGGAGCAAAAGGCGGCGGAAGGCAAGAACTGGAAGACCGACCTGTCGGGCGGGATCATCCGGGTGGCGATCAAGCACGGCTGCGCGCCCTTCGGAAATGCGCGCGCGCGCGCGGTGGTGTGGAACTTCCCGGATCCGGTGCCGCTGCACCGTGAGCCGCTGTTCTCGGCGCGTCCCGATCTGATCGAACGCTATCCCACCCATGAGGACATGAAGACCTTCTGGCGGCTGCCCACGCTGTTCCGATCGGTGCAGGAAAAGAACCGCAGCGCCGTCCGGGATTATCCGATCATCCTGACCAGCGGGCGGCTGGTGGAGTACGAGGGCGGCGGAGAGGAAACGCGGTCCAATCCCTGGCTGGCCGAACTGCAGCAGGAAATGTTCGCCGAGATCAATCCCAGGGACGCCAACGATCAGGGTGTGCGCCACAACGAGTACATCTGGGTCGAGACCCCGGGCAAAGCGCGCATCAAGGTCAAGGCCCTGGTGACCGAACGCGTGGCGCCCGGCGTGATGTTCATGCCGTTCCACTTCGGCGGCTGGTGGATGGGCAAGGACCTGAAAGAGCGCTATCCCGAAGGTACTGCGCCGGTGGTGCGGGGCGAAGCGGTGAACACCGCAACGACCTACGGCTACGACTCGGTGACCATGATGCAGGAAGCCACCAAGGTGACGCTGTGCAGATTCACGCGCGCCTGAGTGAGGAGGCCGGACCATGGCGAGAATGAAATTCATCTGCGACGCGGAACGCTGCATCGAGTGCAACGCCTGCGTGACTGCGTGCAAGAACGAGCACGAGGTTCCCTGGGGCATCAACCGTCGCCGGGTGGTCACGATCAACGACGGGGTGCCGGGCGAGCGCTCGATCTCGGTGGCCTGCATGCACTGCTCCGACGCGCCGTGCATGGCGGTGTGCCCGGTGGACTGCTTCTACAAGACCGAGGACGGCGTGGTGCTGCACGACAAGGACCTGTGCATCGGCTGCGGCTACTGCTTCTACGCCTGCCCGTTCGGTGCGCCGCAGTTTCCCCAGGCAGGCGCGTTCGGCGTGCGCGGCAAGATGGACAAGTGCACGTTCTGCGCCGGCGGGCCGGAGGAGAACGGTTCGCACGCGGAATTCGAGAAGTACGGGCGCAATCGCCTCGCCGAAGGCAAGCTGCCGATCTGTGCCGAGATGTGCTCGACCAAAGCGCTGCTGGGCGGCGACGGCGACGTGCTGGCCGACATCTACCGCGAGCGTGTGCTGATTCGCGGCAAGGGTGCGGAAGTATGGGGTTGGGGTACCGCCTACGGCCGTCCGGAGCCGAAGAAGGAGCCCGAGTCGTGAGGCTGCTGCTGTCGGGGTTGCTGGCGGTGCTCCTGGCCGGTTGCGGGGAAACGCCGCAGACGGTGCACTACCAGGGTGGAAAGTACGCCGGCAAGCCGGACACCCCGGCGTGGTTGTCCGATCAGTTCGGTGCCGACCGCGCGCAGTGGGAACGCGAGATCAAGGCGCGCAACCTCAAGCAGAGCGAGTTCACGCGAATGAAAGGGAGCGGCTGACATGCGGCTGCGCGCGGTGTTCATCGGCTGCTGGTTGGCGGTGTGTAGTGCGCTGGGCGGAGCGGTGGGCGCCGATCCGGCGCAAGACCAGGCCAAGCGCCAGGTCGAGCAGCCGCTGAACAACGCGCCGGCATGGCGCGAGGTCCGCTCGGGCGCAGCGCACACCACCCAGGTGCGGGGCCGCGAGAGCGGCGTGCTGATCCAGGCGAGCGGAGAGACCTGGCGGCAGATCCGCAACGGTCCGGTGACGCTGATCGGCGGCGCGCTGCTGATCCTGGTTCCGGTCGCGATCTATCTGTTCTACCGCAAGAGCGGGCCGATGAAGCTGCATGAGCCGCCCAGCGGGCGCAAGATCGAGCGCTTTACCCGCTGGGAGCGGATCGTCCACTGGTGCACGGCCGTGACGTTCGTGATCCTGGCAGTCACCGGCATTGTGCTGCTCTTCGGCAAGCACTTTCTGATTCCGGTGATCGGCTACAACGCGTTCTCGTGGCTGGCCACGGTGTCCAAG
It encodes:
- a CDS encoding DUF6152 family protein; amino-acid sequence: MKSALFAFAVFLAVPISALAHHGWSSYDAGHTLVLTGTIVEASYSYPHATIRLKTAEKTWEAVLAPPSRMAMRGIPGDALKAGLTATVEGYPSRQRGDEMRAERITIDGKTVELR
- a CDS encoding energy-coupling factor ABC transporter ATP-binding protein, whose translation is MNALLEVEGLKVRAGEALLVAIARLKLERGRGYLVSGENGAGKTTLLRALAGLERAQADRFVFDAQAFALAPYPKALRRRIAFVHQHPYVFDGSVADNLAYGLRAAGMRTSKIADRVADGAAWAGIGHLAQRDAKLLSAGEKQRLALARAHLLAPELYLLDEPTANLDEEGRRIVISLIEAIAREGRTLLIACHDRELLALPAVERLHLVKGRLDGQT
- a CDS encoding DUF3306 domain-containing protein; this translates as MSDTPESFLRRWSRLKREGEAAQPEPVGRDDEEPPPLPPIEELGPDSDYSAFLHPKVDPQLRRAALKRLFSSERFKAMDGLDVYVGDYSKPEPLAAGVAVLLRHACAALALDREAQSSAGAGRPEAHAPEQPLRGDETDPASPTDKDPRAL
- a CDS encoding formate dehydrogenase subunit alpha, producing MSAWPVASTLDRRSFLKRAGLTVGAGAAISQLPFNVIGRGQAASSAQEGNVEVRRTVCTHCSVGCAIDAVVENGVWIRQEPVFDSPINMGSHCAKGASVREHGHGNARLRYPMKLVNGKYERISWDQAINEIGDKLLEIRQASGPDAVFWVGSSKHSNEQAFLLRKFVSFWGTNNCDHQARICHSTTVAGVANTWGYGAMTNSYNDMQNSKCMLFIGSNAAEAHPVSLLHILHAKEKGSKMIVVDPRFTRTAAKADHYVRIRPGTDIPFVWGVLYHIFRNGWEDRKYIADRVYGMEEVRKEVMKWTPERVKDVTGVDEKDVFLVAKTMHENRPGTVVWCMGVTQHTVGNANVRTLCILELALGNIGVSGGGANIFRGHDNVQGATDVGPNPESLPGYYGLAEGAWKHWCAVWGVDYEWVKSRYVSKEMMEKPGMTVSRWIDGVLEANEHIDQGPNLRALIYWGHAPNSQTRGAEMKQAMEKLDLMVIIDPYPTAAAVMPERKEGVYLLPAATQFETSGSCTASNRSLQWREKVIEPLFESKPDHTIMYAFARKFGFAEQLVRNIKLVKDKDGWDEPVPEDILREINRGTWTIGYTGQSPERLKLHMKHMHTFDPVTLRARGGPCDGDYFGLPWPCWGTPALKHPGTHVLYNTALEVKDGGLCFRANFGVERNGVSLLAADGSHPKNSDLDGGYPEFDHVLLKKLGWWNELTPEEQKAAEGKNWKTDLSGGIIRVAIKHGCAPFGNARARAVVWNFPDPVPLHREPLFSARPDLIERYPTHEDMKTFWRLPTLFRSVQEKNRSAVRDYPIILTSGRLVEYEGGGEETRSNPWLAELQQEMFAEINPRDANDQGVRHNEYIWVETPGKARIKVKALVTERVAPGVMFMPFHFGGWWMGKDLKERYPEGTAPVVRGEAVNTATTYGYDSVTMMQEATKVTLCRFTRA
- the fdh3B gene encoding formate dehydrogenase FDH3 subunit beta, with the translated sequence MARMKFICDAERCIECNACVTACKNEHEVPWGINRRRVVTINDGVPGERSISVACMHCSDAPCMAVCPVDCFYKTEDGVVLHDKDLCIGCGYCFYACPFGAPQFPQAGAFGVRGKMDKCTFCAGGPEENGSHAEFEKYGRNRLAEGKLPICAEMCSTKALLGGDGDVLADIYRERVLIRGKGAEVWGWGTAYGRPEPKKEPES
- a CDS encoding 4Fe-4S binding protein, which produces MTHGASLGEARNSATPGGPISPALAALAAAAALPPPEPVPSVVYRSRGRTLVVGPANEVLPRAGELAATLPVTALVTDGTAGRAAPALTVLCGRPVEAHGYLGNFTVRWEPDAPLEASERPRSAVFDLILDLGEAPLFTMPQPPQGYFAPGRDERAVRAALEEIREAVGEFDKPKYFLYDASICAHSRCGLEGCDRCIEVCSTRAISAAGDRVGVDAHLCMGCGGCATVCPSGAMSYAFPKVDYQGDRIRAMLEAFHAAGGRAACLLLHDGSAARLIEALEQRAAVPERVIALPVHHIASVGLDLALGAIVLGANQCLVLSAATEPEAYRTALSQQLEYGRLLLEALGYGSRHLGLVVATDAAALEDALRALEPAEHCPPPAKFRLFDRKRTTLWFAIDHLAAHAPAPGEAVQMPAGAPFGAVRVNRESCTLCMACVGTCPENALLDGRDRPQLRFVEANCVQCGLCERACPEDAISLVPRVALGADAKREVVLNEDTPFRCIRCGKEFAATRVIDRMVGRLVEHPMFSSPEALRRLRMCADCRVVDLMQGRDEVSIFDLKP
- a CDS encoding ABC transporter permease, which produces MGIVETTVEALRLLASLDPVLWGVVWVSLKVSVGALLLISPVAIAAGYLLAVRRFPGRRLLIVLTQALFAFPTVVVGLLLYMLLSRQGPFGSMQLLFTQTAMVIGQMVIAAPILVAFTLSAVQGADPRARETAIVLGAGALRVAWTVLREMRFAVMAAVFNGFGRVISEVGCSLMVGGNIAGLTRNIPTAIALETTKGEFAQGVALGLVLMALALGVNFAMAWAQGAGALRR
- a CDS encoding molecular chaperone TorD family protein; its protein translation is MSTLALPDNEALAAEDAARADLYALLAALWASAPAPSLLQAVAAADDIGAAAEGDPPLAREWRRLQAACAVTDPEAVRAEYRDLFISVGEPPVVLNASWYLTGFLNEVPLAELRDDLARLGFSRLQSAVETEDHIAALLEAMRLLIVTRQDDPAGGFETQKAFFFRHLKPWYTKLAARVEQTEGANFYRNVVALTRVFLDTESAQFENY
- a CDS encoding formate dehydrogenase; translation: MSKPARRRFLATLGLGGAGVAVAALSGQRHTTAAAEGPPLAADSKHSKGYRLTAHVRNYYRTARV
- a CDS encoding DUF3305 domain-containing protein — protein: MVMVTDAMAVRKFDVSVVMSLLRDGNRWVAQHWEARGVLVGRSAEAARRVLVDTGRERQVLFGGHVIELRRDEAQGYYLNVTSPRPSAFVLWRMRDEEAIPVLVTASYEEAARWLDAGEQVDAVALPPELVEPIARFAQEHYKPEVRSGRKRERAMSRDSR
- a CDS encoding formate dehydrogenase subunit gamma produces the protein MRLRAVFIGCWLAVCSALGGAVGADPAQDQAKRQVEQPLNNAPAWREVRSGAAHTTQVRGRESGVLIQASGETWRQIRNGPVTLIGGALLILVPVAIYLFYRKSGPMKLHEPPSGRKIERFTRWERIVHWCTAVTFVILAVTGIVLLFGKHFLIPVIGYNAFSWLATVSKTLHNFVGPLFIFSVACMFFTYLRDNLWRKADWEWLRKAPLVLTGKAHVPSGKYNAAEKGWFWGGVAFLGLIVGASGLVLDFPNFDQTRYTMQVANIVHGIGALLFVLASFGHIYMGTIGTEGAYEGMKTGFVDEIWAKEHHELWYREVKAGARATAATPVQRAGAPG